The Thunnus albacares chromosome 11, fThuAlb1.1, whole genome shotgun sequence genome contains a region encoding:
- the LOC122992239 gene encoding uncharacterized protein LOC122992239 isoform X1 produces the protein MFSQDQAALLSIQLLIMCHVFAEVHQDDVVDILVSEGDATVLTCNMTNAKQISWTKGRTLFTFNVLNNQSFSNVTSQRMSIDSNFLSKLNILDVQHEDAGLYRCEVTDEKGVWITKWNLTVGDGVLEISKEVSSWSYCLYILTPVIGLLLCGLAAAVCLCRKLRTTTSNQDPVPDQFPLQSGGEVVPPQLQGDVDRRTNNKQRSQYLERLNSIYDL, from the exons ATGTTCAGTCAAGACCAAGCAGCTCTGCTCTCCATTCAGCTATTAATTATGTGCCATGTCTTTGCAG AGGTTCATCAAGATGACGTCGTGGACATACTGGTGTCTGAGGGAGACGCCACCGTTTTGACTTGCAACATGACAAATGCAAAGCAAATCAGCTGGACCAAAGGAAGaacactttttacttttaatgtcttaaacaatcagtcattttcaaatgtcaccTCTCAAAGAATGAGCATAGACTCAAACTTTCTTTCAAAGCTGAATATTCTTGATGTTCAGCATGAAGATGCAGGACTTTATAGGTGTGAAGTAACTGATGAAAAAGGTGTATGGATTACTAAGTGGAATTTAACCGTTGGAGACGGGGTGTTGGAGATCTCTAAAG AAGTCAGTTCATGGAGCTATTGTCTATACATACTTACACCTGTAATTGGATTGCTTCTTTGTGGCTTGGCTGCAGCAGTTTGCCTCTGCAG AAAACTCAGGACCACGACATCAAACCAGGACCCAGTCCCAGACCAGTTTCCTCTTCAGTCGGGGGGAGAG GTGGTCCCTCCTCAACTGCAGGGTGATGTGGACCGTAGGACGAATAATAAGCAGAGGAGTCAGTACTTGGAGAGGCTCAATTCAATCTATGATCTATAA
- the LOC122992237 gene encoding uncharacterized protein LOC122992237 isoform X2, producing MFSQDQAALLSIQLLIMCHVFAEVHQVDFADILVSEGDAIVFTCNMTNAKQIIWTKGRLLFTFKVLNNQTFSNVTSQRMSIDSNFPSRLNILDVQHEDAGLYKCEVIYEKGVRITEWNLTVGDGVLEISKEISSWSYCLYILTPVIGLLLCGLAAAVCLCRKLRTTTSNQDPVPDQFPLQSGGEVVPPQLQGDVDRRTNNKQRSQYLERLNSIYGI from the exons ATGTTCAGTCAAGACCAAGCAGCTCTGCTCTCCATTCAGCTATTAATTATGTGCCATGTCTTTGCAG AGGTTCATCAAGTTGACTTCGCGGACATACTGGTGTCTGAGGGAGACGCCATCGTTTTCACTTGCAACATGACAAATGCAAAGCAAATCATCTGGACCAAAGGAAgattactttttacttttaaggTCTTAAACaatcagacattttcaaatgtcaccTCTCAAAGAATGAGCATAGACTCAAACTTTCCTTCAAGGCTGAATATTCTTGATGTTCAGCATGAAGATGCAGGACTTTATAAGTGTGAAGTAATTTATGAAAAAGGTGTAAGGATTACTGAGTGGAATTTAACTGTTGGAGACGGGGTGTTGGAGATCTCTAAAG AAATCAGTTCATGGAGCTATTGTCTATACATACTTACACCTGTAATTGGATTGCTTCTTTGTGGCTTGGCTGCAGCAGTTTGCCTCTGCAG AAAACTCAGGACCACGACATCAAACCAGGACCCAGTCCCAGACCAGTTTCCTCTTCAGTCGGGGGGAGAG GTGGTCCCTCCTCAACTGCAGGGTGATGTGGACCGTAGGACGAATAATAAGCAGAGGAGTCAGTACTTGGAGAGGCTCAATTCAATCTATGGTATATAA
- the LOC122992239 gene encoding uncharacterized protein LOC122992239 isoform X2, producing MSLQVHQDDVVDILVSEGDATVLTCNMTNAKQISWTKGRTLFTFNVLNNQSFSNVTSQRMSIDSNFLSKLNILDVQHEDAGLYRCEVTDEKGVWITKWNLTVGDGVLEISKEVSSWSYCLYILTPVIGLLLCGLAAAVCLCSRKLRTTTSNQDPVPDQFPLQSGGEVVPPQLQGDVDRRTNNKQRSQYLERLNSIYDL from the exons ATGTCTTTGCAG GTTCATCAAGATGACGTCGTGGACATACTGGTGTCTGAGGGAGACGCCACCGTTTTGACTTGCAACATGACAAATGCAAAGCAAATCAGCTGGACCAAAGGAAGaacactttttacttttaatgtcttaaacaatcagtcattttcaaatgtcaccTCTCAAAGAATGAGCATAGACTCAAACTTTCTTTCAAAGCTGAATATTCTTGATGTTCAGCATGAAGATGCAGGACTTTATAGGTGTGAAGTAACTGATGAAAAAGGTGTATGGATTACTAAGTGGAATTTAACCGTTGGAGACGGGGTGTTGGAGATCTCTAAAG AAGTCAGTTCATGGAGCTATTGTCTATACATACTTACACCTGTAATTGGATTGCTTCTTTGTGGCTTGGCTGCAGCAGTTTGCCTCTGCAG CAGAAAACTCAGGACCACGACATCAAACCAGGACCCAGTCCCAGACCAGTTTCCTCTTCAGTCGGGGGGAGAG GTGGTCCCTCCTCAACTGCAGGGTGATGTGGACCGTAGGACGAATAATAAGCAGAGGAGTCAGTACTTGGAGAGGCTCAATTCAATCTATGATCTATAA
- the LOC122992237 gene encoding uncharacterized protein LOC122992237 isoform X1, producing MFSQDQAALLSIQLLIMCHVFAEVHQVDFADILVSEGDAIVFTCNMTNAKQIIWTKGRLLFTFKVLNNQTFSNVTSQRMSIDSNFPSRLNILDVQHEDAGLYKCEVIYEKGVRITEWNLTVGDGVLEISKEISSWSYCLYILTPVIGLLLCGLAAAVCLCSRKLRTTTSNQDPVPDQFPLQSGGEVVPPQLQGDVDRRTNNKQRSQYLERLNSIYGI from the exons ATGTTCAGTCAAGACCAAGCAGCTCTGCTCTCCATTCAGCTATTAATTATGTGCCATGTCTTTGCAG AGGTTCATCAAGTTGACTTCGCGGACATACTGGTGTCTGAGGGAGACGCCATCGTTTTCACTTGCAACATGACAAATGCAAAGCAAATCATCTGGACCAAAGGAAgattactttttacttttaaggTCTTAAACaatcagacattttcaaatgtcaccTCTCAAAGAATGAGCATAGACTCAAACTTTCCTTCAAGGCTGAATATTCTTGATGTTCAGCATGAAGATGCAGGACTTTATAAGTGTGAAGTAATTTATGAAAAAGGTGTAAGGATTACTGAGTGGAATTTAACTGTTGGAGACGGGGTGTTGGAGATCTCTAAAG AAATCAGTTCATGGAGCTATTGTCTATACATACTTACACCTGTAATTGGATTGCTTCTTTGTGGCTTGGCTGCAGCAGTTTGCCTCTGCAG CAGAAAACTCAGGACCACGACATCAAACCAGGACCCAGTCCCAGACCAGTTTCCTCTTCAGTCGGGGGGAGAG GTGGTCCCTCCTCAACTGCAGGGTGATGTGGACCGTAGGACGAATAATAAGCAGAGGAGTCAGTACTTGGAGAGGCTCAATTCAATCTATGGTATATAA